DNA sequence from the Candidatus Hydrogenedentota bacterium genome:
TAGCCGCCACGAACAGTATGCGCGAGGAAGATGATTCCGCGCCCGAAAGAAGTCCCGCGATGCCGCTCATTACTAAGGCAATGCATGACAGCAGCAGAATCCCTATGCCGAGTTTCGTCGAGTTGGGCGATCCGCTCGGGCCCAGATTGTCGGGTTTACGGTGCCAGAGCATAGCTACGCACTGTCTCGTCTGACGACAAACGATTCCATCAACTCTTCCGAGCGATACGAACTCCGCACGAACGGACCGGCGACGGCGAAGCCGAAGCCGATGGCGTATGCGTATTCCTCGTACTCCTTAAACTTCTCCGGCGTCACGAACGCCTCGACCTCGCGCTGCTTGAGCGTAGGGCGGAGGTACTGTCCGATACACACGGCTTCGCAGCCGGCATCGCACAGATCGTGTAACGTCTGTCTAATCTCGTCCTCGGTTTCGCCATGGCCGGCCATCAACGCGGATTTCACGATCACCCGCGGTTCCCACTCGGAAGCCACGCGCAGCACCTCGAGCGCAGTGCGATACGTACACCGCTTACCGCGAACAGTCGGATACAGCCGCTCGACCGTCTCGATGTTGTGACCAAACACATCAGGCCGCGACGCCAACACGGTCTCCACCGCGGCGCGGTTGCCAAGAAAATCCGGCACGAGCACTTCGATCGTCGTGTTGCGATTCAGGCCGCGAATGGCCTCTACCGTATTCGCGATATGCGCTGCACCGCCATCGGGCAGGTCGTCGCGGGTGACCGAGGTAATCACGGCGTGGCGCAGGCCCATCTTACGAATGGCCTCGGCGACGCGGCGCGGCTCGTCGGCCTCGACGGGTTCCGGTTTTCCACTTGGGACGGAGCAGTACCGGCAGTTCCGCGTGCACGAATTGCCCAGAATCATCAGCGTTGCGGTGCGCTTCTGCCAGCACTCCGCCATGTTCGGACAGCGCGCGCTCTGGCAGACGGTGTGCAACTCCAAGCCTTCGACCAGGTCCTTCGTAAACACGAAATCCTGGCCGGAAGCCCAAGGCCTGCGAATCCATTCGGGGAACCGCGCTGTCACGAAATCGAACACCTCATCCCGGTGGGGGCACCGCGCCAATCCCGCCTGCGGAGCACCCGCCACATGGCTTGGCGAGGCGAGTATAGCATAGCGACGCGACCAATATAAAGTTCACGCGGGGAACTACTTGCGCAGTTTCCCGCAGTATTCGCATCTCAATTGTTACTAAATGCTTGTCGTCAAACAACTTGACATGTCAGGCCCCCTCATGTACAGTCTGTTCACCAAAATCCCAATGGATCGCTAACAATTCCTGGGGTGGATCGGGGCTGTATATAGCGTCGAATTGGTAGCGGGCCACAATAGATTGATTGGTTTCGTTCTTTCCGTAGGGAGTGGTGGGTGCGCCTTATAGAAGAAAGACCGCTACCGCAGACAGCGCGGGAAGCGCCGCAGATTCTGGTCGTCGGCGGGGGCAAAGGTGGCGTGGGAAAGACCTGTTTCTCGGTCAATCTCGCCATCGAAATTGCCCGCAAAGGGTGGCGGGTCATCCTGGTCGATGCCGACTTGAGCTGCTCGAATGTCGAGACGGTGCTCGGTGTTGAAGCGCAGGTAAAGCTGGACGTGTTCTTTTACCAGCGCGGTGGAAAAGACCTGCACGCGGTGCTCTGCGACACGCAGTACGAAAACCTCAAACTGGTCCCCGGCACGACCGGGCTGCTCGACGTTGCCAACCCCAAGTACCAGCAGAAGGCGGCGTTCATCCGGGAACTCCAGCAACTCGATGCGGACCTCATCATCGTCGATCTCGACGCGGGCGCGCACTTGAACACGCTCGATTTCTTCTTGATGACCGACACGAACGGCGTGTTGGTCATCACGCCGGAGAAGACGAGCATCGACAACGCGTTCAAATTTCTCCGCGCGGCGTTGTTTCGGAAGATCGAGCGGTTTTATCAGAGCCCGGAAGTGGCGCTCCTGCTTAAGCGCACCGAGTCGCTTCGCGAATTCGTGGCCACTGTTAAGACGTCCGAATTCTTCGACGCCGAAACGCGCAAGCGGATTTGCGGCGAACTCGTCGCGATCGCGCGGGCCATCCGCCCGCGCATCGTCGTGAACCGTGCGCGCAACGCGTACGAAGCGCAAATCGCCGCCAATATTCTGTCCAAATTTGCCCGGCAAAACCTCATGATCGAGCCGGAAAACCTTGGCTTTTTGTACTTTGATAAGTGCGTGCCGGAAGCGATAAACTCGGGAACGCCGTTCGTCGTGA
Encoded proteins:
- a CDS encoding P-loop NTPase — its product is MRLIEERPLPQTAREAPQILVVGGGKGGVGKTCFSVNLAIEIARKGWRVILVDADLSCSNVETVLGVEAQVKLDVFFYQRGGKDLHAVLCDTQYENLKLVPGTTGLLDVANPKYQQKAAFIRELQQLDADLIIVDLDAGAHLNTLDFFLMTDTNGVLVITPEKTSIDNAFKFLRAALFRKIERFYQSPEVALLLKRTESLREFVATVKTSEFFDAETRKRICGELVAIARAIRPRIVVNRARNAYEAQIAANILSKFARQNLMIEPENLGFLYFDKCVPEAINSGTPFVVSYPKQKISACVTDIANRLGYF
- the lipA gene encoding lipoyl synthase — its product is MTARFPEWIRRPWASGQDFVFTKDLVEGLELHTVCQSARCPNMAECWQKRTATLMILGNSCTRNCRYCSVPSGKPEPVEADEPRRVAEAIRKMGLRHAVITSVTRDDLPDGGAAHIANTVEAIRGLNRNTTIEVLVPDFLGNRAAVETVLASRPDVFGHNIETVERLYPTVRGKRCTYRTALEVLRVASEWEPRVIVKSALMAGHGETEDEIRQTLHDLCDAGCEAVCIGQYLRPTLKQREVEAFVTPEKFKEYEEYAYAIGFGFAVAGPFVRSSYRSEELMESFVVRRDSA